From Miscanthus floridulus cultivar M001 chromosome 15, ASM1932011v1, whole genome shotgun sequence, the proteins below share one genomic window:
- the LOC136507440 gene encoding protein PRY2-like — MARFLGGLNREIRDILDYKEYTNVTRLFHLACKAEREVQGRRASAKNNISTGKTNSWQPRTTTTPTTRAPMPTSSDKPRATSANSVAKTTQKPAASASSMASTGRTRDVQCHQCKGYGHVMHDYPSKRVMVIKDDGEYSCASDFDEDTLALLAADHVGSEEQPEEQIGAEDADHYESLIV, encoded by the coding sequence atggcaagatttttgggtgGGTTAAATCGTGAAATCCGGGACatccttgattataaagaatacactaatgtaacccgtttgtttcatcttgcttgtaaagctgaaagggaagtgcagGGGCGACGTGCCAGTGCCAAGAATAATATTTCTACAGGGAAAACTAATTCATGGCAGCCCCGCACGACTACTACTCCAACTACACGTGCTCCTATGCCAACATCCAGCGACAAACCTCGTGCTACTTCCGCAAATTCAGTGGCAAAGACGACCCAAAAGCCTGCTGCGAGTGCTTCATCCATGGCATCTACAGGTAGAACAAGAGACGTTCAGTGTCACCAGTGCAAAggatatggacatgtgatgcatgACTATCCAAGCAAGCgtgttatggtcatcaaagatgatggtgagtattcctgtgctagtgattttgatgaagatacacttgctttgcttgctgctgaccatgtaggaagtgaggaacaaccagaagagcagattggaGCAGAGGATGCAGATCATTATGAGAGCCTCATTGTGTAG